Proteins from one Triticum aestivum cultivar Chinese Spring chromosome 7A, IWGSC CS RefSeq v2.1, whole genome shotgun sequence genomic window:
- the LOC123152913 gene encoding monooxygenase 2-like produces MQRQEESSEDIVIVGAGLAAALRLHMKGVRSVVLESSPALRALGFAFATWPNAFRALDALGIGDQIRKLHLHIQGLRVMSASTGEIAKEVDFRDEFRCVRRDVLM; encoded by the coding sequence ATGCAACGGCAAGAGGAGTCCAGCGAGGACATTGTGATCGTGGGAGCCGGGCTCGCCGCTGCGCTCAGGCTGCACATGAAAGGGGTGAGGAGCGTGGTGCTGGAGTCGTCCCCGGCGCTCCGGGCCTTAGGGTTCGCCTTCGCCACCTGGCCCAACGCCTTCCGCGCGCTCGATGCCCTCGGCATCGGCGACCAGATCAGGAAGCTCCACCTGCACATCCAAGGGCTGCGCGTCATGTCGGCGTCCACGGGTGAGATAGCGAAGGAAGTGGACTTTAGGGACGAGTTCCGTTGCGTCAGGCGGGATGTGCTGATGTAG